A window of Candidatus Hydrogenedentota bacterium genomic DNA:
CTAATCTGAATAGGCCTTGAAGTCTACACGGAACGGCCGAATGCCTTCAAAATATGCGCACAATAGAGCTGGAACGATCAGGGGCTGTCTCACGAACTTGACTCTCGTTCGGGCTTCTTCTATACTCTGAACGGTTTACAGGCGAGACGTGAAAAGTTGGGGATGTAGCTCAGTTGGGAGAGCGCTTGTCTGGCAGACAAGAGGTCGTCGGTTCGATTCCGATCATCTCCACCACTAAGTTATTCAGGCCTAAGGGTTTATGCAAGGAGCCCTTGGGCCTGTTTTTTGTGCCGTTGACATTTATGCACCGTTTGTGCACCATAAGCCCGTGGAGGGAGCCCGTGGAGGGCATGCCGATGGGAAGCAGAATCGAGCAACGCGGCAAACGGGGCACATGGTGGTATCTCGGCTTTTTCAACGGGCGGAAGTTCCGTGAATCCCTCAAGACCACCGTCAAGAACGTGGCAGAACGCGAGCAACGTATCCGCGATGCCAAGTACCAAGACCCGGCGTTCATGCCGACCCGCAAGCTGAATCCTACCGTCGGAGAATTCTGGCAAGAATACGAAGCTTGGGCGATCGAGCATCGAAGCAAAGCAACGGTCGAGGTGCAACGGCATTTGTGGAATTCCATCATCACATTCACGAAGGCACAGCGGATGCGCGATTTTCGGCCGCAAGACTTCGAGCGAATGAAACGACGACGGCAGGCCATGGGCAAAGCGGGCTGGTCTGAGACGACGTGTAACAGCGCACTCAAAGACTTTGATGCGATATGGCGGCGCGGCGTCAACATGGGGTGGATTACGGGCGAAAGCCCGGCGGCGCACGTTGAGCGGTTCACTGTGACACGACGCGAAATCACGTTTCACACCCGTCAAGACATCGAGCAACTACTCGAGGCGGCGGGCGATGACCAGCAGTTGAGATGGGCAATTCTACTTATGGGATTCGCCGGTTTGCGGCGCGCTGAGATGGCGTTCCTTCGATGGGAGAATCTGGTCTTTGACGCGAAGGCGTCTTTTATCCGTATTCGTGAATGCGACGGGTTCAGACCCAAGACCCGGCAGGAACGCACAATCCCGATGCACCGTCGTATCTTCAGTGAGATGCACCCGTTCCGACAGGAGAGCGGACCGGTCTTTGTATCGGGGCGGAAAAACGAAGGCAAACACCGCTATCCCTATGACTGCAAACGGGCGCTCACATCGGCGATCAAACGCGCAGGCCTGCCGGATGCCGATCCGTTTCAACGTCTGCGGCGGTCATTCGGCAGCATGCTGGTACAAGAGGGCGTGTCCATCTTCAAGATTGCGCGATGGATGGGGCACAGCGTCAAAATAGCAGAGGCGCATTACGCGGCGCTTCTCCAGCACGACGGGGACATTGATCGGATTTGAGACCAAACAGCATCTGTGAAACACCCGCGCCGCTACTTCACGCTTATCCAGAGCGCCAAACGCCACGGCATTGACCCCTGCGCCTACCTCCGCGACACCCTTCTCCGAATCACCGCCGAGCCCGGCATCGCCCCCCCACTACTCCCCGCGCTTCTATGGGGCGAACTTTTGCATGTCGGGAAAGCCAGCGCCTTTGGCCTGGGCAAGTACCGCCTCGAAGTGCGCCAAAGCTGCATTCCCGCTCGAGTTCAGGAACAAAACCGCAGCACGGACAACGAATAACACCGGCCCCAATTGCGCTTTGCCCTGCGCTCATCCGCTATCCTAGCGAATGACTGACCGTGCTGATCTCCACCGCCACGCTCAGGAACGGCTGATGGCCCGGCGCAACGAATCGAGGCAAATCCTCTCACTCTGAGTGGTACATAAATTGGGGGCAGGGCACGCCTTGCCGCCGAACAGCACGGTGAGCGTTCGGAATTCGCGGACTTTGAGTTGCACCTGGTTCTCCTCTGTCATGTTTGCGTAGCCGTCGGTGAGGATGACGGCTTTGTCGAAGCGGTTGGCGAGGATGTGTTCGGCGATGCAGTTGAAGTCGGTGCCGTAGGTGGTTTGGAAGTGTCCGGCGAGGAAGGTTCGGAAGGGTA
This region includes:
- a CDS encoding transposase domain-containing protein; the protein is MKHPRRYFTLIQSAKRHGIDPCAYLRDTLLRITAEPGIAPPLLPALLWGELLHVGKASAFGLGKYRLEVRQSCIPARVQEQNRSTDNE
- a CDS encoding site-specific integrase, coding for MGSRIEQRGKRGTWWYLGFFNGRKFRESLKTTVKNVAEREQRIRDAKYQDPAFMPTRKLNPTVGEFWQEYEAWAIEHRSKATVEVQRHLWNSIITFTKAQRMRDFRPQDFERMKRRRQAMGKAGWSETTCNSALKDFDAIWRRGVNMGWITGESPAAHVERFTVTRREITFHTRQDIEQLLEAAGDDQQLRWAILLMGFAGLRRAEMAFLRWENLVFDAKASFIRIRECDGFRPKTRQERTIPMHRRIFSEMHPFRQESGPVFVSGRKNEGKHRYPYDCKRALTSAIKRAGLPDADPFQRLRRSFGSMLVQEGVSIFKIARWMGHSVKIAEAHYAALLQHDGDIDRI